In Peromyscus eremicus chromosome X, PerEre_H2_v1, whole genome shotgun sequence, the sequence ATGTTGAAATATATAGTTAATTTGAAGGCACTATGGTATCTTAATTTGGATTCTTTTCCTAGTAGCCATGTTTTCATCCATCCTGTATTGAAATTTCGTAGACTCTGATATTTCCTAGTGTTACTCAAAAAAACCTATTATAGAATTTATTCTTCAAAGGCAGTGATTTTCCCCCAGTTTCATAATGCCCCTGGAGGGCTACCAGAGAGATGCCTTATGTTATCAACCAATGATGAATTACTCACATGGGGAAGAAAATTGATGTTTAGCATGTTTACAGTACATTTATCTATGTATTTCTGACTGTCTAAATGATAATTCATTGACCTCCATGCCTCTATGATGAGTGTTAGTTATGTCCTTTCTAGCCACCTAACATTATAATATGTATTCTTCTCtagttcacttaaaaaaaaactagtccGTAATGAATTTATGAACACAACAggaatttattattcattttaaaatggcaTATCAGGTGCAataattttgcattatgagaaataataatcataatttaATTTGCCCaattatacaaatatatgcaCTATAAGAACCAAGTTGGCATAAAttgttattgttactattatCTTTCCTAAGATATACTCAGTTCTTTAGTTAGTGGTCTCCCTAACAATCAAAAATCCTTACTGTCCCCAAGTAAATACAGTACTTTAGTCAATGTTATGGTTTAGATATGAGGAGCTCACACCTCATGCACATGTATTGAAAGCATTCTCCTGAACTAATGGGCAGGTAATTGGATCAAGAGAGCTCAAGAGGCCTCTAGCCTAATAAGTGGGTTTGTATACTGAGGGATTCATAAATTGATGGTGTTATTGGGAAGTGATGGAAACTTTTCAAGGGAGTAAATCACTGAGGCATCATGCCTTAGGAgctatatttttttaagtagtctttcttcctcttccttttcctccttctcttccttccctcccccatctctcaaCATGCTCTCTGCCCCAGGCCCAGAAATAACAAAAGGAAATTGCTACAGTCTGAATGAAAtatctaaaactgtgagccaaactaagtctttcctctttttaaatgattcaatctgcagagcaaaaacaaacaaacaaacaaaaaaaaaaaaaaaaaaaagaacttgactAATACAGTCAATATAGATTTCatgttaataaaatttattttattgagatcACAAAGGTATTTGTTTACTCTATATTTAAGAGTTCAATGGCCAGATCATTTGGTAGACACAAAAATTAACATTGTAAGAAGACTACAGAGGTGTTTGCAAGTATTTGTCCAAGTGTTTTCACCCCCATTAGCATTTATAAGAGTTTTAGAATTAACAATCTTGCCAGTGCCTCAATCTTTTTCATATTAGCTATCCCCTCAGAATGTAATAATATTTAATTGATGATCATTTTTTCTTAATGATTAATTATGCTGGAAATGTAAACAAAATGTGCTGTCTTTTCTACTACAGGGTTAATTAAGACAAAacgccaatttaaaaaaaaaagtaaaagaaaatgccGCTTGGCAGAAATTTAAATTCCCACAGGGTCAGCACTTCTTGAAATCAAAATATGTGCTCAAGGTTGCATGATATTCTCAAAAGTTGCACTCTGCTTATCAGCTGCACTGTTTTGAGTTAGCCAACAGTGTGAGAGTATGAAACCAAGCTCTGCTCACCCCAGTAAGGCACCAGACCCCTTTGcattagaaattatatatatatatataatttatatataatataatataatataatataatataatataatataatataatataatataatataatataatatatatatatatgtctaattAGTGTTTCATACATGTGGCTATTAGGGCTGTCCACTATAGTATGGGCAATCTGCCGGGGGCACCACTGACTTTCTCTCCCCATACAGCCATCAACTGCACATAGCTTCTCCACTAGGAGTGGGTCCTTGTGAGCtcctccccatccatgctggaacaTTGACTAGATCAACCTTGAGCAGTTTTTATATGATTAATTCTTAACAGTGAAATGTCTTCATGTTTAGTTTTGTGACAATTTATATTCTCATTATTAGTCCTCTTAGACACTaaggttttgaaatatttttttctcagaaactTGTCTTTATATTATCTTACTAGTAGTTTGGGAATAACTCAACCttttagtatattttttaaaaatccaatttaATGATTTCTCACTTAGGGATTGTGCTTTTAGTGTCTAAACAAAAGAGCAAAATGTTAATCTTCCATATTTTCTGATAGGAATTTTATAGCTGGAGGTCTCTATTTAGATACATGGTCCCCATGGAGTTTACCTTTTGAATGTAGTACGATAGACAGAGCACAGTTATGTTTGTTAACATGAGTACACACTTGTCTGAGCACTATTTCTTCAGAAGACTGTCTTTTCCTACTGAATTATCAttagatctttttaaaaacagtcaCTACAATTCCAATAAAACtccaaacatttttattaaaaaatgacatgCTGATACTCATATTCAGTGAAAACTCAAAGGACTTAggtttttttaaaacacaacatAACTGGAGGATAAACAAAACCTGATTTCAAGATTTCTGATAAACCTATAGCAGTCAAGAAAGTGTTGTATTGACATCAAGTTGAGAAACTAAATCAAAGGAACTaaataaagaatccagaaatagATCCATATGTACATAAatgactgtttttttaaaaaaaaatccacagataATTAATTCAGTGGGGAAAGAGAGTCTTCTCAAGAAACAGTGCTCAGTCAAGTGCGTACTCACGTTCTTAGTACCCTGTGACCTCAAGTGGCTGGAAGGACTAGGCTACTTTGAGTAATTATATCAACAGAGACCATCTAATTGCCCAAAAACTCTGCATGGGGACATTCAATTAGTGGTGCTCAAATGTTAGCTGTTTAGGAAGCGTTCATTGAAATTATTGGAAGAAATGTATTAACCTGGAAGATAGTTCGTGTGCCACCCTCACCCAAAATATTACTAAACCAAACCAGGGACGTGAGGTGGAGAGTCTCGATGTTTTCAATAGTTTCTCCAATTCGTTCTGGTATTCATCTAGGTTTGAAAAGCAATGTGGGTTTTCTTCAAGATTTTCTAATATTTTGCATTCTTGCACATGTGATTTTATGGCTATTGACTTGTAAGTACAGGCTTCTTTTGTATGTTCTGATGTGTCAAATAGTAATATTTATTCAGATTTATGCACAAGCCTCTGATTTAAGCACtgggaaaaagcaaaaagaacagGATAGACAGGGTCACTGAACTGTCATGAAAGATTGGGAAACTGGGGCTTAGAAGATAAATCGATTGGAAGAGCAATTTTGTACAGTTATTTATGATTAAGAGAATAATAATTAGAGTAGGATATCAGGGGACAGGGGCTTACAGAGAGAGTTGTCAGTGAAGGCCTTTCCTGGAAGTGGCTTTCAAACCGAGTCCTGAGTGAAAAAGCCAGCCCAGACAGGACAGTTCTCAGTGCCCTTGCACTGTGTGCTCCAGCTGATCCAGGAGCAGAGGGCAAGCCCAGTGGTTGGAGCCTGGCAGACAACACACAGGCTGATGGGGTGAGGTGGAAGGGCAGATGCAGCACAGAGTCTGGGCCACACATTTGACACTATGACGGTATTTTGGGTGTGGAGGATCCCAGTAGGGGAGGGACATGACCCGTAGGTGATGGCTGCTCTCTGTGCAGAGATTGGACTGCAGAGAGGCAGGatgagttagtgtgtgtgtgtggtgggggagggggcacagcCATCAGGAGCCTGTTGCAGAAGGCCAGGGGAGGGGCTAGGATGTATGGAAGCCATGATGCAGCAGTGTGCAGAGGGAGGGGTTCCCTGGACAGGGCTTTGGGGGGGCACAGATGGGACCTTCAGTGACTGTGTCTGGGTGTGGGGGATGAGGCAGCTCAAGCTCTCCCGGGGTGATTTAGCCACGCAGAGACACGGTGCTGCTGTTTCCTATCAGATGCTCCAAACGCCTTAGACTATCAGCAGACAGTGGTTGTAGGGTTAACCAGGgacttggggggaaaaaaaaagaaagaaagaaaaggcatcgTGGGCGGTGCGCGCTCCGGGGACGCGTGCGCGCACCCAGCATTCTGCgcgagccagaggcaggcagagggaacGCGAGCAGACTGCACGCCGCCgtgcccagccagccagcccgaGCCAGGCAGCCAGCGAGCGCCCGTGGAGCCCGCGTGGAGGGAGCCGCCGGCTGAGCCCGCAAGATGAACACCCTGCTGTCGCGGGCGAACTCGCTGTTCGCCTTCACGCTGAGCGTCATGGCGGCGCTCACCTTGGGCTGCATCCTCACCACCGCCTTCAAAGACAGAAGCGCGCCAGTGCGCCTGCAcgtctccaggatcctgctcaAGAAAGTGGAAGACTTCACCGGACCCAGAAAAAAAAGCGACCTGGGCTTCATCACCTTCCACATCTCTGCGGATTTGGAGAAGACTTTCGACTGGAACGTCAAGCAGCTCTTCCTTTACCTCTCGGCAGAATATTCCACCAAAAGCAACGCTGTGAACCAGGTGGTCCTCTGGGACAAGATCCTTCTGCGAGGCGAGAACCCCAAGCTGGATCTCAAAGATGTCAAAAGCAAGTATTTTTTCTTTGACGACGGGCACGGTCTCAAGGGAAACAGGAATGTCACTTTGACTCTGTCCTGGCAAGTcatcccgattgctgggattctGCCTCTTGTGACTGGATCTGGACGCGTGTCTGTCCCATTTCCAGACTCGTATGAAATTGCCACGACTTTTTGAAGAACTCTGCGTCTGAAAGGGACATCTGCGTACTTAAGGAATcatatttctttcatcttttcccTTACGTCTTGCTgacttcttttgtgttttgtttctttaagacgTGCTGTTTTTGTATCTGGGACTGGCTGAGCTCCTCATCCTCATGCTTCCTTCCATTTATCTAACATAGAGACTGCATTCATGGATCTTACTGTGACAGTGGTTGTTATGTTTCCTTTTGCATAAGAATT encodes:
- the LOC131899382 gene encoding signal peptidase complex subunit 3, producing MNTLLSRANSLFAFTLSVMAALTLGCILTTAFKDRSAPVRLHVSRILLKKVEDFTGPRKKSDLGFITFHISADLEKTFDWNVKQLFLYLSAEYSTKSNAVNQVVLWDKILLRGENPKLDLKDVKSKYFFFDDGHGLKGNRNVTLTLSWQVIPIAGILPLVTGSGRVSVPFPDSYEIATTF